In Haloarcula limicola, the genomic stretch GTGCTCGAAGAGGAGCATATATAGCGCTTATATTCCGTTCTTATCCGATTCGATAACTAACACCAGTCGCGGCGTGCCGGTACTTTTAAGTTCATCACCCTCCTTCTGTCAAGTGACGCTTCGCTTGGAGGGCCGAAGCGTCAGCGGGGACCAATTCAGGGCGGCAAGCGGTCGCGTTTTTCGCGACCGCTTTCCACTTACTTCGCTACATTATACGACTCAGACGCTTCTCTGCGGGTCGTTTCTCCGAGATGTCGAAACCGACGAGCGCCGAGAGCGGCGTCACTCGATCCGCAGGTCGCCGTCCGCGGACTCGCTCTCGGACGCGTTCTCGGGCCACTCCAGTTCGACTTCGATGCTCAGCTCGCCGTCGCCGTCGGTCGGTCCCTCTCGCTCCGCTTTGACCTCGAACTCCACCGTCTCGGGAGGGTCGAGCGTGACGGACTGGTCGCCCGCGCGAAGCGTCACGTCCGACCCGGACTCCAGCGAGTCGGCGAGCGTTCGGAGGTAGTCGGCGACGGCGTCTCGGCCGAGCGGTCGTTCTGTCTCGAACAGCGTCTCTTCTGGCATACCCCTCCTTGGCGGCGTCGCTAAATAATATCATCGGCATCACCTTTCCGGGAATGATGAAATACTGACTCGAACTTTCGGTGTGATAATTCGGCGCGATTCGCCTTGATGCCTCTGGAAAGCGGATTCGATGTGGGGGAGGGAAACGCGAAACTCTCCGATTCGACATATTTAAACGATTTAGACAATAATACTAGTTTAGACCAGAGCGATGCACGACTTGACCGGATTCCAGCGCGACCTCCTCTACGTCATCTCGGGGCTGGAGGAGCCACACGGGCTGGCGATAAAGGAGGAACTGGAGGAGTACTACGAGAAGGAGATCCACCACGGCCGGCTGTATCCGAACCTCGATACGCTCGTCGACAAGGGACTCGTCGAGAAGGGCCAGCGGGACCGGCGGACGAACTTCTATACGCTCACGCGACGCGGCCGCCGCGAGATCGAGGCTCGGCAGGACTGGGAGACGCAGTACCTCGACGCGTGAGACGACCCGACCTCGGCCGGTACTGATTCCCCGACCCGCTCAGCTAGCTTCGGGATCGTCCGGCGTCGTCGACCTCGCGGTACCTGCCGGTCGGTACTCCGCGGTCGGCCGGTCCTCGCTCTGTCTGCCGCTCTCGTTCTCGCCCTCGTCCCCGGTCTCACTCGCTCCGTCTTCTCGTAGGTCCTCGACGAAGTTCGTCGGATCGACCGCTCGCGGCTGTATCTCTCTGCCCTCGACGAGTTCCGGGAGGACGAACCGAGCGAAGTGGACGACGAGCACCAGCAGCATCGGCGCGAGGAAGATGCCCGGCCAGCCGAAGAGGAACGGGCCGAGGATGTACGCGAACATCAACATCCCCGTGTGGAGACCGGGCGCAGGGTCCCGGTCGCCCGCGGTCCGCCCGAACCGACCGAGCGAGAAAGAGACGCCGCTGGAGACGTACGGGCGGACCAGCAGGTCGGGAATCGTATCGACGACGACGAACGCGACCGCGACGAAGAGCGCGACGAACCACCAGCCGTCGCTGGCGAAGAACGCCTGCGCCGAGAGGTACGCTCCCATCGGGACGTAGACGAGTTTCATGCCGACGATGGGGATGAGGCTCGCGGCCCCGGCCAGCAGTCCGGTCAGGGCGGGATACGGCACGGCGTGGCCGGCCGGCGCGACCATGTCGACGAGGCTGAACGAGATAGCCCCGATCGCACCGGTGACGATGGCGTTGAGGATGTTGCCGTAGAACACCTTGTGGAAACTCCGGTCGACCTCGTGGAAGTAGCGGTCTAAGACCCCGCGGTGGTCGAGGAAGTTCTTCCCCCACTCGGCCAGTCGCGGCCCGTCCCGGAGGAGGTAGAACGCGAAGGCGAACATGACGAAGACGTGGACGAGGCCGGTGCCGATGAACCCGACGTAGTCGAGGAACTGCGCGAGCGTCTCGACGAGGGTGTCGGTTCCGGCATCCGTCAGGAGGGCCTGGGGGTTCTGGACGGCGTCGGAGACGTCGAGATACGGTTCGGCGACGGCGGCGTAGGGACCGAGGTCTGCGGTCGCGGCGACCCGTTCGAACTCCTGGAGGGCGATGGCGAGCGTGTAGTAGAGCAGGCCGAGGACGGGCAGTGCGAGCAGGAACAGCGAGAGCAGCGCCGAGAGCGTTCGCTGGCGGAGGCGGCGGTAGACGCGGCGGTACAGCGGCCGCGTCGCGTAGTAGAGGAAGATCCCGAAGACGAACGTGCCTATGAAGGTATACAGGATGAACAGGAGCGTCGCCGCGAGGAGGGCGCCGAAGCCGATCCAGAAGGCGCGGGGCCAGTCCACGTCGGACGGTACCATGCGTTTCACTTTCGCAGCGCCCAATAAAAAGGTGTGCGCTCGCTGGCCGTAGTATTTTACTGTCCGGCCGAGTACGGGGACTGTGACTTTGATACAGTTGGTCTCCTCGCCGGGGTACGACGTCATCCTCAACATCCTGTTGGCGGGTGCGCTCGGGATGTTCCTCGGCCTGGAACGCGAGTGGTCGGAGAAGTCGGCCGGAATCCGGACGTTCGCGCTCATCAGCCTCCTGGCGGCGGTGTTCACGCTGACGGAGAACAGCACGCTCCTCATCGTCGGCGGGATTCTCGTCATCACGCAGGGCGTACTGCTGGCGATACAGGGGCTCATGGCGGACCGAGAGCGCCTCTCGCTGACCACCTCCGTCTCGATGCTGGTCGCCTACGGTATCGGCTCGCTCGCCGCGTCGGGGGCCAGACTCGAGGCGGTGACCGTGGCCGTCATCTCCTCGCTGCTGCTCGTCCTCAAGCGGGAGCTCCACAGTTTCGCGGGGGGGCTCTCGCGGGAAGAGGTGCGGTCGGCGACGGAGTTCGCCATCATCGCCTTCGTCGTCTATCCGCTGTTGCCGCCCGACCCGGTGTCGGTGCCGAGAATCGACGTCACGCTCGAACTCCGCACGATCTGGCTGATGGTCGTCTTCGTCGCGGGCATCGGCATCCTCAACTACGCCGTCGTCCAGAGCTACGGCGGGCGCGGCATCGCTATCACCGGCTTCTTCGGCGGACTGGCGTCCTCGACGGCGGTCGTCGGCACGATGATGGACCACGTCAAACAGCGCCCGGAGGCCAGTTCCTAC encodes the following:
- a CDS encoding PadR family transcriptional regulator yields the protein MHDLTGFQRDLLYVISGLEEPHGLAIKEELEEYYEKEIHHGRLYPNLDTLVDKGLVEKGQRDRRTNFYTLTRRGRREIEARQDWETQYLDA
- a CDS encoding AI-2E family transporter is translated as MVPSDVDWPRAFWIGFGALLAATLLFILYTFIGTFVFGIFLYYATRPLYRRVYRRLRQRTLSALLSLFLLALPVLGLLYYTLAIALQEFERVAATADLGPYAAVAEPYLDVSDAVQNPQALLTDAGTDTLVETLAQFLDYVGFIGTGLVHVFVMFAFAFYLLRDGPRLAEWGKNFLDHRGVLDRYFHEVDRSFHKVFYGNILNAIVTGAIGAISFSLVDMVAPAGHAVPYPALTGLLAGAASLIPIVGMKLVYVPMGAYLSAQAFFASDGWWFVALFVAVAFVVVDTIPDLLVRPYVSSGVSFSLGRFGRTAGDRDPAPGLHTGMLMFAYILGPFLFGWPGIFLAPMLLVLVVHFARFVLPELVEGREIQPRAVDPTNFVEDLREDGASETGDEGENESGRQSEDRPTAEYRPAGTARSTTPDDPEAS
- a CDS encoding amphi-Trp domain-containing protein; the encoded protein is MPEETLFETERPLGRDAVADYLRTLADSLESGSDVTLRAGDQSVTLDPPETVEFEVKAEREGPTDGDGELSIEVELEWPENASESESADGDLRIE
- a CDS encoding MgtC/SapB family protein; translation: MTLIQLVSSPGYDVILNILLAGALGMFLGLEREWSEKSAGIRTFALISLLAAVFTLTENSTLLIVGGILVITQGVLLAIQGLMADRERLSLTTSVSMLVAYGIGSLAASGARLEAVTVAVISSLLLVLKRELHSFAGGLSREEVRSATEFAIIAFVVYPLLPPDPVSVPRIDVTLELRTIWLMVVFVAGIGILNYAVVQSYGGRGIAITGFFGGLASSTAVVGTMMDHVKQRPEASSYAVAAILLADAAMALRNLLITVLFTISQGVLVEAIVPLGAVIVGSIVVAAYTADWSQTIEMNLDSPFSLQNALTFGGVFLLVVVAGGVASARFGTAGLYVTSAISGLVSSAGATTSAVLLYRSGTIQSEQTAMIAILIATASSIVVKAALTAPSPNRKFATQVAIWSSVVLGGASLMAVALLM